One window of Candidatus Nanosynbacter sp. HMT-352 genomic DNA carries:
- the polA gene encoding DNA polymerase I, whose amino-acid sequence MKRLVVIDGKSVFYRGYYAMPGLSMADGTPTGGVYGFVSLAIELIKKLEPDYVAVAWDKRGTNIRKRRELYPEYKAGRKPAPDDFYQQIPILHELLDAFGWPLYEIDDYEADDILGAFARQAESRGIETCLITSDLDALQLISPMTKVYAMKNGLRNIEEFTAEHFEEKYGIRTEQFLDLKALKGDSSDNLPGVPGIGEKTAVKLLQEYETLDGVYEHLDEQKGALRTKLENGRESAYLTKQVAEIWTDAPIELDWDVADVNDCDFARVTEILQKLEFNSLIGRLPRTMRMAENEKKEEPKLDIPRIEKLPDMPMFESENIIYIDSSEPDVIYISSNPESVWTAKISEISQSVWQLLAQGTVIAADVKQLYHALDNHGVAVRFHEVCDVGQAAFLIDPLKRDRSLNALSGDFSDDNSAPYQLARLHKIYREQKVYMSNNSQIARVAYEFDFPVIWALFQMEKRGMKLDDTLLKQMGDELAAEVRELEQQMYSMAGYEFNASSPAQLSEVLFTKLQLPTVGIKKGKTGYSTGQKELDKLRGQHPIIELIERYRELTKLISTYIEALPKLMATDGRIHTTFNQDVTSTGRLSSTNPNLQNIPVRTELGRKIRQAFVPSDGKVFVGADYSQFELRLAAVLAGDEKLIEDFNSDVDIHAKTAAETYGMSIDEVSKSQRRAAKVINFGVLYGMSPHGLAAATGMSFTEAKKFIDHYFEVRKPIRQYLDKILTQAREQGFVETYFGRRRPTPDVKSSNFMVRSSAERAAMNMPIQGTEADLMKLAMIRLEDKLSGLADAILQVHDSILVECKPEDVQKVSEIMKAEMEGVCPELPIKLKVDVGTGVNWGEV is encoded by the coding sequence ATGAAGCGTCTAGTGGTTATTGATGGAAAGTCGGTGTTTTACCGAGGTTATTATGCTATGCCGGGATTGTCGATGGCTGACGGAACTCCGACTGGTGGTGTGTATGGATTTGTAAGTTTGGCAATTGAGTTAATTAAGAAATTGGAGCCGGATTATGTGGCGGTAGCTTGGGATAAGCGCGGTACAAATATTCGCAAGCGGCGGGAATTGTATCCAGAATATAAAGCTGGTCGCAAGCCAGCGCCAGATGACTTTTACCAGCAAATTCCGATTTTACACGAGCTGCTCGATGCATTTGGCTGGCCGCTTTATGAAATTGATGATTACGAGGCGGACGACATTCTGGGCGCGTTTGCCAGGCAAGCGGAATCTCGCGGAATTGAAACGTGCTTGATAACGTCGGATTTGGACGCATTGCAATTGATATCACCGATGACCAAAGTTTACGCCATGAAAAATGGTTTAAGGAATATCGAGGAATTTACGGCGGAACATTTTGAAGAAAAATATGGAATTCGGACGGAACAATTCTTAGATTTGAAAGCACTAAAGGGTGATTCCAGTGATAATTTGCCGGGAGTGCCGGGAATTGGTGAGAAAACGGCGGTGAAATTATTGCAAGAATATGAAACGCTGGACGGAGTTTATGAACATCTGGACGAGCAAAAAGGCGCGTTGCGAACGAAGTTGGAAAATGGTCGTGAGTCGGCATATTTGACCAAGCAAGTGGCGGAAATTTGGACGGATGCGCCGATTGAACTGGACTGGGATGTGGCGGATGTTAATGATTGCGACTTTGCGCGAGTAACGGAAATTCTGCAGAAGTTGGAGTTTAATTCGCTGATTGGACGATTGCCGCGAACGATGCGAATGGCGGAAAATGAGAAAAAAGAAGAACCGAAGTTGGATATTCCACGAATTGAAAAATTGCCCGATATGCCAATGTTTGAGTCGGAAAATATAATATATATCGATTCGTCGGAGCCTGACGTAATTTACATAAGCTCAAATCCTGAGTCGGTGTGGACGGCGAAAATTAGCGAAATTAGTCAATCTGTGTGGCAATTACTGGCGCAGGGAACTGTGATCGCGGCGGACGTTAAGCAGTTGTATCATGCGCTGGATAATCATGGCGTGGCGGTGCGTTTTCATGAGGTTTGTGACGTTGGGCAGGCGGCGTTTTTGATTGATCCACTGAAGCGCGATCGTAGTTTGAATGCGCTGTCTGGTGATTTTTCTGATGACAATTCCGCGCCTTATCAATTGGCTCGCTTGCATAAAATTTATCGTGAACAAAAAGTTTACATGTCAAACAATTCGCAAATTGCGCGCGTGGCTTACGAGTTTGATTTTCCAGTAATTTGGGCGCTATTCCAGATGGAAAAACGCGGGATGAAGTTGGACGACACGCTATTAAAACAGATGGGCGATGAGCTGGCGGCGGAAGTTCGTGAGCTTGAACAACAAATGTATTCCATGGCTGGATATGAGTTTAACGCGTCTAGTCCAGCGCAACTTTCTGAGGTTTTGTTTACCAAATTACAATTACCAACCGTGGGCATAAAAAAGGGAAAAACTGGATATTCAACAGGTCAAAAAGAGTTGGACAAATTACGTGGACAACATCCGATTATCGAGTTGATTGAGCGATATCGAGAATTGACCAAATTGATCAGCACGTACATTGAGGCGTTACCAAAATTGATGGCGACTGATGGGCGAATTCACACTACGTTTAATCAGGATGTAACCAGCACGGGGCGGCTGAGCAGTACAAATCCGAATTTACAGAATATTCCGGTGCGGACTGAACTGGGTAGGAAAATTCGCCAGGCGTTTGTTCCGAGTGATGGTAAAGTTTTTGTCGGCGCGGATTATTCACAATTTGAATTGAGGCTGGCGGCTGTGCTGGCGGGTGACGAGAAGTTGATTGAAGACTTTAATAGCGATGTTGATATTCACGCAAAAACGGCGGCGGAAACATACGGAATGTCGATTGACGAAGTAAGCAAATCTCAGCGTCGAGCAGCGAAAGTGATCAATTTTGGTGTACTTTACGGAATGAGCCCGCACGGTTTGGCGGCGGCTACGGGAATGTCATTTACAGAGGCGAAAAAGTTTATTGATCATTATTTTGAGGTGCGAAAGCCGATTCGTCAGTACTTGGATAAAATTCTAACTCAAGCGCGAGAACAGGGATTTGTTGAAACGTATTTCGGCAGGCGACGACCAACGCCTGATGTAAAATCGAGCAATTTTATGGTTCGGTCTTCGGCGGAAAGAGCTGCGATGAATATGCCAATTCAAGGCACGGAAGCGGATTTGATGAAATTGGCGATGATTCGGCTGGAGGATAAATTGTCAGGTTTGGCTGACGCGATTTTACAGGTTCATGATTCGATTTTGGTGGAATGCAAACCTGAAGACGTCCAGAAAGTCAGCGAGATTATGAAAGCGGAAATGGAAGGCGTTTGTCCGGAATTGCCGATTAAATTGAAAGTAGATGTCGGTACGGGCGTAAATTGGGGTGAAGTATAG
- the rpsT gene encoding 30S ribosomal protein S20, which yields MPIIKSAIKRAKQTLKRRERNISIKKDIKTAVKAFSAEPSAKTLAAAQSEIDTAVKKGLIKKNTAARRKSALSKIAKKAGVTLEAAKKPAAKPATAKKTATKKAPAKKPAVKKSEK from the coding sequence ATGCCAATCATCAAATCCGCCATCAAGCGTGCTAAACAAACCTTAAAGCGCCGCGAGCGAAACATCAGCATTAAAAAAGACATTAAGACTGCTGTTAAAGCTTTCTCTGCAGAACCAAGTGCAAAAACTCTTGCTGCAGCACAAAGCGAAATCGACACCGCCGTTAAAAAAGGCTTGATTAAGAAAAACACTGCTGCTCGCCGAAAGAGCGCATTAAGCAAAATTGCTAAAAAAGCAGGTGTTACATTAGAAGCTGCTAAAAAACCAGCTGCAAAGCCAGCAACAGCTAAGAAAACTGCTACTAAAAAAGCTCCAGCAAAGAAGCCAGCTGTTAAGAAATCTGAAAAATAA
- a CDS encoding sortase, whose protein sequence is MSLQLDSVKNRQKSWKSYILTIIAILMILGGVYLLALIGTPLILSQNINPKDNHTTHLITKTENKITENRLYIPKIDINLPYSTGGAETMEHGAWWRKPENGNPKDGGNFVLSAHRFIMGLTPQQTLRKSPFYNINKLTVGDEIIIDYNGVRYNYVISEKQSVKPDAVEIEQRTDQPQLTLYSCTLGGANDGRDVIIAKLKK, encoded by the coding sequence ATGTCACTTCAGCTAGATTCAGTAAAAAATCGCCAGAAAAGCTGGAAAAGCTATATCTTAACTATAATCGCAATCTTGATGATTCTTGGCGGAGTTTACTTGCTTGCTCTCATCGGCACGCCCCTTATTTTGTCGCAAAACATCAATCCAAAAGACAACCACACCACTCATCTCATCACTAAAACTGAGAATAAAATTACCGAAAATCGACTTTATATACCGAAAATCGACATAAATTTGCCTTATAGCACTGGCGGCGCCGAGACAATGGAACATGGTGCGTGGTGGCGTAAACCAGAAAACGGCAACCCAAAAGATGGCGGCAATTTTGTCTTATCTGCGCACCGTTTTATTATGGGATTAACTCCTCAGCAGACGCTCAGAAAATCACCTTTTTATAATATCAATAAATTGACTGTCGGCGATGAAATTATCATTGACTATAACGGCGTGCGTTACAATTACGTCATCAGCGAAAAACAAAGCGTTAAACCAGACGCCGTGGAAATTGAACAACGCACAGATCAGCCGCAATTAACTCTTTATTCCTGCACCTTGGGCGGCGCAAACGACGGACGAGATGTGATTATCGCCAAATTGAAAAAATAG
- the truB gene encoding tRNA pseudouridine(55) synthase TruB, which translates to MDEVILIDKPQGMTSFGVVARLRRVLSNQAGKKVKVGHTGTLDPFATGLMIIVTGKKCREAEAFTKLDKWYEAEIILGKNSSTGDPEGEITDVSDYEPSLEEVRKVISQFVGKIEQTPPIFSAIKINGERAYKLARKGKQVEIPKRVIEIYSLELLAYEYPKLKIRTHVSSGTYIRTLAVDIGEKLGTSAYCENLRRTKIADYSIDAAKTLADFGITS; encoded by the coding sequence ATGGACGAAGTGATTCTCATAGACAAACCTCAGGGAATGACTAGCTTTGGGGTGGTAGCGCGCTTGCGACGAGTTTTATCTAATCAGGCGGGAAAGAAAGTGAAGGTTGGTCACACGGGTACGCTTGATCCGTTTGCTACTGGGCTAATGATTATTGTGACTGGTAAAAAATGTCGAGAAGCTGAAGCGTTCACTAAACTGGATAAATGGTACGAGGCGGAAATTATTCTGGGCAAGAATAGTTCGACGGGCGACCCAGAAGGCGAAATTACTGATGTGTCTGATTATGAGCCGAGTTTGGAAGAAGTTCGGAAAGTGATTAGTCAATTTGTAGGAAAAATTGAGCAGACGCCGCCGATTTTTAGCGCAATAAAAATTAACGGTGAAAGAGCGTATAAATTGGCGCGTAAAGGTAAACAAGTTGAGATTCCTAAGCGTGTGATAGAAATTTACTCGTTGGAACTATTGGCATACGAATATCCCAAATTAAAGATCAGAACTCACGTTTCAAGCGGAACTTATATTCGAACGTTAGCGGTAGATATTGGCGAGAAACTAGGGACGAGTGCGTATTGTGAGAATTTGCGTCGTACGAAAATTGCTGACTATTCTATTGACGCAGCAAAGACTCTGGCGGACTTTGGAATTACTAGCTAA
- the mutM gene encoding bifunctional DNA-formamidopyrimidine glycosylase/DNA-(apurinic or apyrimidinic site) lyase: MPELPEVETVRRGLADLLPGQAVVRATVFDSPKSFPNSPIDVQQFLYGAHVTAVRRRAKVLMIDLDTRYSLVIHLKMTGQLIFRGANSFAGGHPNDSLIGELPDKSTRVQIDFTDGSHLFFNDQRKFGWMKLMPTDEIGNLPFMQKVGPEPLDKKTEAGDFIKRIRRRQNSMIKPAFLDQSVIAGVGNIYADEALWAAKIHPQTRVKNVSDKQLEKLFHELRQILQLSIDQGGSTDKNYVDAEGRKGNYLSFAHVFRREGQPCHRHPDQDIVKMRVSGRGTHICPVCQVEAK, encoded by the coding sequence ATGCCCGAGCTACCCGAAGTTGAGACAGTTCGTCGCGGTTTGGCGGATTTATTACCAGGTCAGGCTGTTGTACGAGCTACGGTATTTGATTCGCCAAAAAGCTTTCCGAATTCGCCAATTGACGTTCAGCAATTTTTATATGGTGCGCATGTAACGGCGGTGCGACGTCGCGCAAAAGTGCTGATGATTGATCTTGATACGCGTTATTCGCTGGTGATACATCTTAAGATGACTGGGCAATTAATTTTTCGTGGGGCTAATAGTTTTGCTGGTGGTCATCCGAATGATAGTTTGATCGGTGAATTGCCTGATAAGTCGACACGAGTGCAAATTGATTTTACGGATGGTTCACACTTATTTTTCAATGATCAGCGTAAGTTTGGCTGGATGAAATTGATGCCGACCGATGAGATAGGAAATTTGCCGTTTATGCAGAAAGTTGGTCCGGAACCACTCGATAAAAAAACCGAGGCAGGTGATTTTATTAAACGAATTCGCCGTCGGCAAAATTCGATGATAAAGCCAGCGTTTCTTGATCAGTCGGTGATCGCTGGGGTTGGTAATATTTATGCCGATGAAGCTCTGTGGGCTGCGAAAATTCACCCCCAAACGCGAGTTAAAAACGTTAGCGATAAACAATTAGAAAAACTATTTCATGAACTGCGTCAGATTCTACAATTGAGCATTGATCAGGGCGGCTCGACGGATAAAAATTATGTTGACGCTGAAGGCAGGAAAGGGAATTATCTGTCGTTTGCGCATGTATTTCGTCGGGAAGGTCAGCCGTGCCATCGACATCCTGATCAAGATATTGTAAAGATGAGGGTTTCTGGACGCGGTACGCATATTTGTCCAGTTTGCCAAGTGGAGGCGAAGTGA
- the rpsO gene encoding 30S ribosomal protein S15: MISKENKAKAIALTQVNKNDVGSPQAQVSVLTARIKEVTEHLKANKHDFMARRGLIQMVGKRKRLLKYLERTDFESYKAVVAKLGLRK; the protein is encoded by the coding sequence ATGATTAGCAAAGAAAATAAAGCGAAAGCAATTGCTTTGACTCAGGTCAATAAAAACGACGTCGGTAGCCCACAAGCTCAGGTGTCAGTTTTGACGGCTCGTATCAAAGAAGTCACGGAGCATTTGAAGGCGAATAAGCACGACTTCATGGCTCGTCGCGGCTTGATCCAAATGGTTGGTAAGCGCAAGCGTTTGCTGAAATATTTGGAGCGAACTGATTTTGAGAGTTACAAAGCAGTTGTTGCCAAATTAGGTTTGCGTAAATAA
- the pnp gene encoding polyribonucleotide nucleotidyltransferase, translating into MSIINPSGKEIFSVTTDFCGRPLTLEVNRVGFRTTGSVLVRYGDTVVLGSAQVSPRPVQLDYFPLSIDYEEKFYAAGKISGSRFIKREGRPSDEAVLIGRLIDRPIRPLFPKGYRQEIQVVATVLSMDPSFRPDVIAMIAASSALMLTGTPFDGPVAGLRVGRVNGEFKAFLTPEEREKSDLDLVVAGIESGITMVEAGAKEVSEDVIVDAMTWAHQMMQPAIALQRELAEKVAPAQQEYDLILPDESIQQTVNAWTDGKFGEKIRRPYPERNEMISEIRAEFHEAMAEKLGLDEEEYSEVRSDYDEAFTLALHKDVRRGIVTERVRPDGRQLTEVRPLSSEVGFLPRAHGSSLFTRGVTQGMNIVTLAPLSYSQLIDTMEITDGERRYMHHYNAPGYTVGEVKRMGSPGRREIGHGYLAERALLPVLPTEEDFPYAIRSVTEIMSQNGSTSMAATCSSCLALMDAGVPISAPVSGIAMGLMMDGDTPYVLSDIADAEDFAGDMDFKVTGTSKGITALQMDMKVHGLPVAILRQAIEQSKAGRAHILEHMLSVLPGPRESLSPYAPRIEKIKIDPDKIGVIIGKGGETINKITSETGAEIDIKEDGLITVASPDGASIEKAMNWIKSLVEEPEVGKIYEGKVVGIKDFGAFVNILPGVDGMVHISKLAEHRVEKVTDVVKEGQTVRVKITGIDERGKINLTMIGL; encoded by the coding sequence ATGAGTATTATCAATCCAAGCGGCAAGGAGATTTTTAGTGTTACCACTGATTTTTGTGGTCGGCCGCTGACTTTAGAAGTGAATCGCGTCGGTTTTAGGACGACTGGTAGCGTTTTGGTGCGCTATGGCGACACTGTAGTTTTGGGTAGCGCTCAAGTTAGTCCGCGTCCAGTGCAATTGGATTATTTTCCATTGTCAATTGATTATGAAGAAAAATTTTATGCAGCGGGTAAGATTTCTGGCAGCCGATTTATTAAGCGCGAAGGTCGCCCAAGCGATGAAGCTGTGCTGATTGGTCGATTGATTGATCGTCCGATTCGTCCGCTTTTCCCGAAAGGTTATCGACAGGAAATTCAAGTCGTCGCGACTGTTTTGAGTATGGATCCGAGTTTCCGTCCAGATGTGATTGCGATGATTGCTGCGTCTAGTGCGTTAATGTTAACTGGTACGCCGTTTGATGGTCCAGTGGCTGGTTTGCGCGTGGGTCGAGTCAATGGCGAATTTAAGGCGTTCTTGACTCCGGAAGAGCGCGAAAAGTCGGATCTTGATTTGGTTGTGGCTGGTATTGAAAGCGGTATAACAATGGTCGAGGCTGGTGCTAAAGAAGTTTCGGAAGATGTTATTGTTGATGCGATGACATGGGCTCACCAGATGATGCAGCCAGCGATTGCCCTGCAACGCGAACTGGCGGAAAAAGTTGCGCCAGCACAGCAGGAATACGATTTAATTTTGCCAGACGAATCAATTCAGCAGACAGTTAACGCGTGGACTGATGGGAAATTTGGTGAGAAAATCCGTCGCCCGTATCCAGAGCGCAATGAAATGATTAGCGAAATTCGCGCTGAGTTCCATGAGGCGATGGCGGAAAAATTGGGACTGGACGAGGAAGAATATAGCGAAGTTCGTAGCGATTACGATGAAGCGTTCACTTTGGCTTTACATAAAGATGTTCGCCGGGGAATTGTTACCGAACGAGTTCGTCCTGATGGTCGACAATTGACCGAGGTTCGTCCGCTCAGTTCGGAAGTTGGATTCTTGCCGCGCGCTCACGGTTCCAGCTTGTTTACGCGTGGCGTGACTCAAGGAATGAATATTGTGACTTTGGCGCCGCTTAGTTATTCGCAATTGATTGACACTATGGAAATTACCGACGGTGAGCGACGTTATATGCATCATTACAATGCGCCGGGCTATACGGTTGGTGAGGTCAAGCGAATGGGCAGTCCAGGTCGACGTGAAATTGGTCACGGATACTTGGCGGAACGTGCTTTGCTTCCAGTTTTGCCAACTGAAGAGGATTTCCCATACGCTATTCGTTCGGTGACAGAAATTATGAGCCAGAACGGCTCCACTTCAATGGCGGCGACTTGTTCTAGCTGCTTGGCGTTGATGGATGCTGGCGTGCCAATTTCGGCTCCAGTGAGTGGAATTGCGATGGGATTGATGATGGATGGCGATACTCCGTATGTGTTGAGCGATATCGCTGATGCTGAGGACTTTGCTGGTGATATGGACTTTAAGGTAACTGGAACTTCAAAGGGTATTACAGCTCTTCAAATGGACATGAAGGTTCATGGACTGCCGGTGGCGATTTTGCGTCAGGCAATTGAGCAGAGTAAGGCGGGGCGTGCGCACATTTTGGAACATATGCTTAGTGTGCTTCCAGGGCCTCGTGAGTCGCTCAGTCCGTATGCACCACGAATTGAGAAGATTAAGATTGATCCGGATAAGATTGGCGTGATTATTGGTAAGGGCGGTGAGACGATCAATAAGATTACTTCGGAAACTGGCGCTGAGATTGATATTAAGGAAGATGGTTTGATTACCGTGGCCAGCCCAGACGGCGCGTCGATTGAAAAGGCTATGAACTGGATTAAGAGTCTGGTTGAGGAGCCAGAAGTCGGCAAGATTTACGAAGGTAAAGTTGTTGGCATTAAAGATTTTGGCGCGTTTGTGAATATACTTCCTGGTGTTGACGGAATGGTTCATATTTCGAAATTGGCAGAACATCGAGTTGAAAAAGTGACTGATGTCGTGAAAGAAGGGCAAACTGTTCGCGTGAAAATTACTGGAATTGACGAGCGCGGTAAGATTAATTTGACGATGATTGGTTTATAA
- the holA gene encoding DNA polymerase III subunit delta, translating to MIYLFYGENEFEKRRAIAKLIGDEKVARHDGEDLTLAGTQEIAIGQTLFMNSSVYLISKLGENSEIWSQLPDMKFDDDRTIILVEDKIDKRTKTYKWLQKNAKVQEFSPLSDRQKPQLLKWCVAEAKVRECELTNRQAEIIIDRLGFDQLRLSNFLDQLALAEKVTDDLIDNFIPLARTENMFDLFVSALAGDYGRVHDIISYLESESGVDGAYQTMGLLASQATNLTALVLAGGDSKSVASDFSANPYVLRKLASSAKGVDKKKLKRINDALLRADLQMKTTSVNPWLLVEAALVGIGK from the coding sequence GTGATTTACCTTTTTTACGGCGAAAACGAATTCGAGAAACGGCGGGCAATTGCTAAGCTGATCGGCGATGAAAAAGTGGCGCGACATGATGGCGAAGATTTGACGCTGGCTGGAACGCAGGAAATAGCAATTGGGCAGACGCTGTTTATGAACTCGTCGGTGTATTTGATTTCAAAACTAGGCGAAAATTCTGAGATTTGGTCGCAACTTCCAGATATGAAGTTTGACGATGACAGGACGATTATTCTGGTGGAAGATAAAATTGATAAGCGAACGAAAACGTATAAGTGGCTGCAGAAAAATGCCAAAGTTCAGGAATTTTCACCGCTTAGTGATCGTCAAAAACCGCAGCTTTTAAAGTGGTGCGTAGCGGAGGCGAAGGTTCGCGAGTGTGAGTTAACGAATCGTCAAGCAGAGATAATTATTGATCGTTTGGGATTTGATCAGTTGCGACTAAGCAATTTTTTGGATCAATTGGCGCTGGCGGAGAAGGTGACGGATGATTTAATTGACAACTTCATACCTCTGGCGAGGACGGAGAATATGTTTGATTTGTTTGTTTCGGCGCTGGCGGGTGATTATGGTAGAGTTCACGATATAATTAGCTATTTGGAGTCGGAAAGTGGCGTTGATGGCGCTTATCAGACAATGGGGTTGCTCGCCTCGCAGGCAACTAACTTGACGGCGTTAGTTTTGGCTGGCGGCGACAGTAAGTCGGTGGCTTCGGATTTTTCGGCTAATCCGTATGTTTTACGAAAATTGGCGTCTTCAGCAAAAGGTGTCGATAAGAAAAAACTGAAAAGGATAAATGACGCACTACTTCGGGCGGACTTGCAAATGAAAACAACTTCTGTAAATCCGTGGCTGCTTGTGGAGGCGGCGCTGGTTGGAATTGGAAAATAA